From the Brienomyrus brachyistius isolate T26 unplaced genomic scaffold, BBRACH_0.4 scaffold39, whole genome shotgun sequence genome, one window contains:
- the LOC125722509 gene encoding uncharacterized protein LOC125722509, which produces MQEGSPNKVEQLALAPGVSSRRKKSGASPRGRKKSRREAQPDASSPPAATSPAVAAGDQGRQCPPSPITRRMEKAVDWTDDKYWAAWDKWDEVIDWGDEKSSPTTPPSIQAGTSTGDVDVGVEHYQQPVFKRQQKKLVLRMQIHLSVQPQPQHVVQNVNDREEEAPVLSNLSSWREPVTQEHRESNRHKDPFSVPGYETHHWPRERYWSRQPAKTVIDENIILGFCNGLMAFSLS; this is translated from the exons atgcaggaggggtctccgaacaaggtggagcagctcgccctggctccaggcgtcagcagcaggcgaaagaagagcggtgcatccccccgggggaggaagaagagcagaagggaggcgCAACCCGACGCATCCAGCCCTCCGGCGGCCACCTCGCCAGCAGTGGCGGCCGGGGACCAAGGCCGacagtgtcccccctccccgat cactaggaGAATGGAGAAAGCAGTGGATTGGACTGATGACaagtactgggcagcctgggataagTGGGATGAGGTGATAGATTGGGGAGATGAAAAGTCTTCACCCACAACACCTCCCTCTATCCAGGCTGGCACCAGCACTGGAGACGTGGATGTTGGGGTGGAACATTACCAGCAGCCAGTATTCAAAC gccaGCAAAAGAAACTGGTTTTGAGGATGCAAATTCATCTCAGTGTGCAGCCTCAGCCTCAACATGTGGTCCAGAACGTAAATGACAGGGAGGAAGAAGCCCCAGTTCTGTCTAACCTGTCATCCTGGAGGGAACCTGTTACTCAGGAACACAGGGAGTCCAACAGGCATAAGGACCCATTCTCCGTGCCTGGATATGAGACCCACCACTGGCCCAGAGAAAGATACTGGTCGCGACAGCCAGCAAAGACAGTCATTGATGAAAATATCATCCTGGGCTTCTGCAATGGCCTGATGGCTTTTTCACTGTCATGA